A genomic window from Chanos chanos chromosome 14, fChaCha1.1, whole genome shotgun sequence includes:
- the LOC115827894 gene encoding leukocyte surface antigen CD53-like codes for MNRSCVSCLKTLVTFLHFICWLCGAFVQAFGVFGMFKSKFGAVITTWWPNYASNTLIVVGALACCVCYLGILGGMQENYCMLISFYITLFLLMLVELAMSCIFLVVEREIDRYFETDMVRAFNTYKQSSYGGNQTVKDDFDAIQSIFKCCGVYGIGDWEGNVPISCCVEDPCNIFPQISWQGGCYTKLRAWFKMNFLSLGAGVVSLFILQFLCLSISVPIFWNFKVTGRGYK; via the exons ATGAATCGTTCGTGCGTAAGCTGTCTGAAAACTTTGGTGACTTTCCTTCACTTCATCTGCTGG cTATGCGGGGCCTTTGTGCAGGCGTTTGGTGTTTTCGGGATGTTTAAATCAAAGTTTGGCGCTGTGATCACCACATGGTGGCCTAATTATGCCTCAAACACTCTGATAGTTGTAGGAGCACtagcatgctgtgtgtgttatctgggAATTCTTGGAGGTATGCAAGAGAACTATTGTATGCTAATCTCG ttttataTCACCCTGTTTCTGCTTATGCTAGTGGAGTTGGCTATGTCCTGCATTTTCCTGGTGGTCGAGAGAGAG ATTGACCGTTATTTTGAGACGGACATGGTTCGGGCCTTCAACACGTACAAGCAGTCGTCTTACGGAGGAAACCAAACCGTCAAAGATGATTTCGACGCCATTCAGAGTATC TTCAAATGTTGTGGCGTGTATGGAATCGGGGACTGGGAAGGGAACGTGCCGATCTCCTGCTGCGTTGAAGACCCTTGTAACATCTTTCCACAGATAAGCTGGCAAGGG ggTTGTTACACGAAACTAAGAGCTTGGTTCAAGATGAACTTTCTCAGTCTAGGGGCTGGTGTTGTTTCCTTGTTCATACTGCAG TTCTTGTGTCTAAGTATTTCTGTTCCCATCTTCTGGAATTTCAAAGTTACTGGTCGTGGATACAAGTGA